One part of the Treponema sp. OMZ 787 genome encodes these proteins:
- the mreD gene encoding rod shape-determining protein MreD — MKKVILWTSLSVFFITLLQTAVFSHISFFAVLPDLVLLTVIYIAISNGAITGLICGFIAGLLADFLSAAPIGLHSFIFTLTGYLIGKFYGFYNLNKIVFPCILGTLGFLFKVLLLFILKILFGQNIHTYDIFSVNFAIEAAVNIVFTPFVFLFFNLFPQAFISKEYSTI, encoded by the coding sequence TTGAAAAAAGTTATTTTGTGGACTTCTTTAAGCGTTTTTTTTATAACCCTGCTTCAAACAGCCGTGTTCTCTCATATATCTTTTTTTGCTGTATTGCCTGATTTGGTTTTGCTTACTGTTATTTATATTGCAATTTCTAACGGAGCTATCACAGGTTTGATTTGCGGTTTTATTGCCGGGCTTTTGGCCGATTTTTTGTCGGCAGCACCTATAGGTTTACATTCCTTTATTTTTACTTTGACCGGATATTTAATAGGAAAGTTCTACGGCTTTTATAATTTAAACAAGATAGTGTTTCCATGTATTTTAGGTACCTTAGGTTTTTTATTTAAAGTTCTCCTCTTATTTATTTTAAAAATACTCTTTGGGCAAAATATTCATACCTATGATATTTTTTCGGTAAACTTTGCCATAGAGGCAGCTGTCAATATTGTATTTACTCCATTTGTGTTTTTATTTTTTAATCTCTTTCCTCAAGCCTTTATATCGAAGGAGTATAGCACAATATGA
- the mrdA gene encoding penicillin-binding protein 2: MKNNEDSLNSRLRLFVIFIFFILIAYTYKLFSMQIIYGDKFKQKSQNISKRTTLIPAQRGEIFDREANTPMVLNIDSFAVDIVPGEVPRQEFDTVISRLSSILKIPVSQIEKKLPLSVRRDFRSIEIKSNVDYSTIVQVAESIDSLPGVSWHSKPVRNYVDTRSFSHIIGYVGDITADELTRFYNKGYTSNSIIGKAGIEKQYDEILRGTDGVEYRTVDAKGRYIENTTVVTPPKMGNNLVLTLDKRIQKLAEEALGPRIGAAVVLKPTTGEVLAMVSYPYFDQNIFGKEITSSLAKELFENPDKPLLNRAIDAAYPPASTFKVIMNTAILNEKAFPPENAVPCLGEIEYGNRVFRCHIRKPGHGKLALNEALAKSCDVYYWTVCRDYLGVEKIVDYAKRFGLGQSTEIDLPSQSEGFVPSPKWKERRFHEKWLNGDTMNMSIGQGYTLASPLQVANMACMVINNGIIYKPHLLKEIRDPSSGEIIKTVQPQILHQENISKEVFDQVRYAMNLVTIQGEARFPMKNPMFRFAGKTGTAEVGLEDTWHSWMMAYGPYDAPPKDMIVVSVIVEAVNGWEWWAPYAANIILHGALANQTYDETIDYLGFRQLPAVVRRSE; this comes from the coding sequence ATGAAAAATAATGAAGACAGTTTAAATTCTCGGCTTAGACTATTTGTAATCTTCATATTTTTTATTTTGATAGCTTATACCTATAAACTGTTTTCGATGCAGATAATTTATGGGGATAAGTTTAAGCAAAAGTCCCAAAATATTTCAAAGAGAACAACCCTTATACCTGCTCAAAGAGGTGAGATTTTTGATAGAGAAGCAAATACGCCGATGGTTTTGAACATTGATTCTTTTGCTGTTGATATTGTTCCCGGTGAAGTCCCTCGTCAGGAATTTGATACCGTAATAAGCCGATTAAGCTCAATATTGAAAATTCCTGTTTCACAGATAGAAAAAAAATTGCCCTTAAGTGTCAGAAGGGATTTTAGATCGATAGAAATAAAATCCAATGTCGATTATTCTACCATTGTGCAGGTTGCAGAAAGTATCGATTCTCTTCCCGGTGTTTCATGGCACTCGAAGCCTGTTAGAAACTATGTTGATACCCGTTCCTTTTCTCACATAATAGGATATGTAGGAGATATTACCGCAGATGAGTTGACCCGTTTTTATAATAAGGGATATACCTCAAACAGTATAATAGGCAAGGCCGGAATAGAAAAACAATATGACGAAATTTTACGCGGTACGGATGGGGTGGAATACCGGACTGTAGATGCCAAGGGCAGATACATAGAAAATACTACGGTTGTAACACCGCCTAAGATGGGAAATAATCTTGTGCTTACCCTTGACAAAAGAATTCAAAAATTGGCAGAAGAAGCCTTAGGTCCTAGAATAGGGGCTGCCGTTGTGTTAAAGCCTACAACGGGCGAGGTCTTGGCAATGGTTTCCTATCCATACTTTGATCAAAACATTTTCGGTAAGGAAATTACAAGCTCTCTTGCAAAAGAATTATTTGAAAATCCTGATAAGCCTCTTTTGAATAGGGCTATAGATGCTGCCTATCCTCCGGCTTCAACATTTAAGGTTATAATGAACACTGCCATTTTAAATGAAAAAGCCTTTCCGCCTGAAAATGCGGTTCCTTGTTTGGGTGAGATTGAATACGGAAACCGGGTATTCCGCTGTCATATACGAAAGCCCGGACACGGGAAACTGGCCTTAAATGAGGCTCTTGCGAAGTCTTGTGATGTGTACTATTGGACTGTTTGCCGAGACTACTTGGGAGTTGAAAAAATTGTAGATTATGCAAAACGCTTTGGTCTAGGTCAATCAACTGAGATAGATCTTCCAAGTCAATCCGAAGGCTTTGTTCCATCTCCTAAATGGAAGGAGCGCCGATTCCATGAAAAATGGCTTAACGGAGATACTATGAATATGTCGATAGGGCAGGGCTATACCCTTGCTTCTCCTCTTCAGGTAGCAAACATGGCGTGTATGGTTATAAATAACGGAATAATCTATAAGCCTCATCTTTTAAAAGAAATAAGAGATCCTTCAAGCGGGGAGATTATCAAAACCGTTCAGCCTCAAATTCTTCATCAAGAAAATATAAGTAAGGAAGTGTTTGACCAGGTTAGATATGCGATGAATCTTGTTACAATTCAAGGAGAAGCCCGCTTCCCAATGAAAAATCCTATGTTCCGCTTTGCCGGAAAAACGGGAACAGCTGAAGTAGGCTTAGAGGATACCTGGCACTCATGGATGATGGCTTACGGTCCATATGATGCTCCTCCCAAGGATATGATAGTTGTCAGCGTTATTGTAGAAGCTGTAAACGGATGGGAGTGGTGGGCTCCGTATGCCGCCAATATAATACTGCATGGTGCTCTTGCAAACCAAACCTATGACGAAACTATAGACTACCTGGGCTTTAGACAACTCCCTGCAGTCGTAAGGAGAAGTGAATGA
- the rodA gene encoding rod shape-determining protein RodA codes for MNIRKITNFDYLLFLAVVLLTFIGILFIYSSGVNSSGELVSREYSKQILWSGTGIVLLLLSCIYDYRRIKDRTFLIYLLGLLLLLYTGIFGTVRHNARSWIGLKNLGIQPSEFIKLIFILFLAYYLEKSQNEEPLKRFMKAMAIMLVPVALILKQPDLGTASVYIPIFLIMCFIAGIPLRFILYVFFLGILTIVFTLMPLWEKVILKTSHIMTNILKHSQVSIIILFAMGISTVIAMIGNVLLKRRYYYWIAYVLSLITIAFAGSIAGVRALKEYQMMRLIIFLDPEVDPLKHGWNIIQSITAIGSGGLTGRGYLMGTQSHYRYLPEQSTDFIFSILSEEWGFLGGVFVFFLYSIVFFRFFLSIKRCDDLFGKLIVSGILAMFFFHFFVNVGMVMGIMPITGIPLLFLSYGGSSLWTAMISVGIVIGINLRQL; via the coding sequence ATGAACATACGCAAAATTACAAACTTCGATTATTTATTATTTTTAGCTGTTGTTCTTTTGACATTCATAGGTATTCTTTTTATTTATTCTTCAGGTGTAAATTCTTCAGGAGAGCTTGTTTCAAGAGAATATAGTAAGCAGATTTTATGGTCAGGTACAGGCATTGTTTTGCTCTTGCTTTCATGTATTTATGATTATAGACGGATAAAGGATAGAACATTTTTAATTTATTTGTTGGGTTTGCTTTTGCTTTTGTATACAGGGATTTTTGGAACTGTAAGGCATAATGCAAGAAGCTGGATAGGCTTAAAAAATCTAGGTATCCAGCCTTCAGAATTTATTAAACTCATTTTTATTCTTTTTTTAGCCTACTATTTGGAAAAATCTCAAAATGAAGAACCTCTAAAACGATTTATGAAGGCTATGGCAATCATGCTTGTACCTGTTGCCCTTATTTTAAAACAGCCCGACCTTGGAACAGCAAGCGTATATATTCCTATTTTTTTGATAATGTGTTTTATTGCAGGTATTCCGCTAAGGTTTATCCTTTATGTCTTTTTCCTTGGTATATTAACAATAGTGTTTACTCTGATGCCTCTTTGGGAGAAGGTAATTTTAAAGACAAGTCATATTATGACAAATATTTTGAAGCATTCCCAAGTTTCGATTATTATTTTGTTTGCGATGGGTATTTCAACAGTTATTGCAATGATAGGCAATGTGTTATTAAAAAGAAGATATTATTATTGGATAGCCTATGTTCTTTCTCTTATCACCATTGCTTTTGCGGGCTCCATAGCTGGGGTAAGGGCATTAAAAGAATATCAGATGATGCGTTTGATCATCTTTTTGGATCCTGAAGTTGACCCGTTAAAACACGGCTGGAATATAATCCAGTCAATCACGGCTATCGGTTCAGGGGGCTTAACCGGACGAGGTTATCTTATGGGTACTCAAAGTCATTACCGATATTTGCCCGAGCAAAGTACCGACTTTATTTTCAGTATTTTATCGGAAGAGTGGGGCTTTTTGGGCGGTGTTTTTGTTTTTTTCCTTTACAGTATAGTTTTTTTTAGATTTTTTCTTTCGATTAAGCGCTGCGATGACCTTTTCGGCAAACTTATTGTTTCAGGTATTCTGGCAATGTTCTTTTTCCATTTTTTTGTAAACGTCGGCATGGTTATGGGTATAATGCCGATTACGGGTATTCCTCTATTGTTTTTATCCTACGGGGGGTCATCTCTTTGGACAGCCATGATTTCCGTAGGTATCGTGATCGGAATAAACTTGCGGCAGTTGTAG